The Hymenobacter sp. DG01 sequence GGCAACAGGCAGGGCGGCGCAAACGCAAAATTTGCGGAAGGTAGTCGGAAAATGATGTTCAGCCATGCGCCGCGCCGCAACGGCTGCCTCACGTAGTACCGCCTAGCGGGCCTCGGGCGCTACCCCCGCTCTTGGATCAAGGCTTTGGCAACCTGTTTCGTGCATCAGGAAAACAGGCCCTGTAAGGAACATGCCGAACCCCAATCGACCACTGAATGGGCTGATCCGGGTTCGGCATGTAGTGCTAAAAGAAGGTAGGGCTAGGCGCTGGCCTGGTTTAGCTCCTGGATGTCATCGGGGCTCAGGGCAAGCTCCGTGGATTTGAGCAGTTCCGTTACCTGCTCGGGGCTGGTGGCGCTTGCAATGGGAGCCGTAAGACCAGGCTGGGCCATAATCCAGGCCAGGGCTACCTGAGCGGGAGAGGACTGCTGGCGGGCTGCTACGGAATCTAGCGCACCCAGAATTCTCAGACCTTTCTCATTCAGATATTTCTGGCCTACGCCACCACCGCGGGCACTTTTCTGCAGATCGGCCTCGGTGCGGTACTTGCCCGTGAGGAAGCCCGCCGCCAAGCCGTAGTACGGAATCACGCCAATCTGATGCTCTTGCACGAGGGGTAGCAGCTCCTGCTCAAACTCGGCCCGGTCGTAGAGGTTGTAGAGGGGTTGCAGCGTTTCATAGCGCGGGAAACCGTGCTTCTGACTGGCCTCCACGGATTCGCGCAGACGAGCGGCATCGAAGTTAGAAGCCCCAATGACGCGCACTTTGCCCTGCTGCACCAGTTGGGCGTAGGCTTCCAGGGTTTCCTCCACGGGCGTGGTAGGGTCGTCTTTGTGCGACTGGTACAGGTCGATGTAGTCAGTTTGCAGGCGCTGGAGGGAGCCTTCCACGGCGCGCAGGATGTAGTCCTTTTTCAGGCCCTTGTTTTCGGGGTTGACTTCCCAGCCCACTTTGGTGGC is a genomic window containing:
- a CDS encoding aldo/keto reductase, producing MQHRELGRSGLRIAPLVLGGNVFGWTADEATSFRILDAFVAGGGNAIDTADGYSVWVPGHVGGESETIIGKWLQQRGRRDDVVIATKVGWEVNPENKGLKKDYILRAVEGSLQRLQTDYIDLYQSHKDDPTTPVEETLEAYAQLVQQGKVRVIGASNFDAARLRESVEASQKHGFPRYETLQPLYNLYDRAEFEQELLPLVQEHQIGVIPYYGLAAGFLTGKYRTEADLQKSARGGGVGQKYLNEKGLRILGALDSVAARQQSSPAQVALAWIMAQPGLTAPIASATSPEQVTELLKSTELALSPDDIQELNQASA